Proteins from a genomic interval of Medicago truncatula cultivar Jemalong A17 chromosome 3, MtrunA17r5.0-ANR, whole genome shotgun sequence:
- the LOC11443175 gene encoding uncharacterized protein, with amino-acid sequence MIKTSLLGLFLLISILNFLAHEITATQQVEGFSTSKQQREPKYMYGMILESNKPTSSTQKTNLGLHVVQHAKVSKRARTVYGGANNVKSPHKGKNSASTNSIKSSSLLMASLSLPAMILVGGFF; translated from the exons atgatcaaaacatcacttttagggttatttttgtTGATCTCCATCCTCAATTTTTTAGCTCATGAGATCACAGCCACACAACAAGTTGAAGGTTTTAGTACTTCAAAGCAACAAAGGGAGCCTAAAT ACATGTATGGTATGATATTGGAATCAAACAAACCAACATCAAGCACTCAAAAAACAAATCTAGGATTGCATGTTGTTCAACATGCAAAGGTGTCAAAGAGAGCAAGGACAGTTTATGGAGGAGCTAATAACGTGAAGAGTCCACATAAGGGAAAAAATAGTGCAAGCACCAATTCAATCAAATCTTCATCTTTATTGATGGCTTCATTAAGCCTTCCAGCAATGATTCTGGTTGGTGGCTTCTTTTGA